Proteins co-encoded in one Papaver somniferum cultivar HN1 chromosome 5, ASM357369v1, whole genome shotgun sequence genomic window:
- the LOC113282096 gene encoding probable calcium-binding protein CML18, with protein MSSSGKKYSVSLENMEEVEGVFKRFDANGDGKISSTELSDVLKALGSETSPEELKQMMDEIDKDGDGFVDLKEFADFHRGTTDGSNVNGANVADGIRELKDAFDMYDKDKNGLISAVELHMVLKSLGESCTVHDCEKMIGSVDADGDGNVNFEEFKKMMTNSTPKSEES; from the coding sequence atgagtagtAGTGGGAAGAAATATTCAGTATCCTTAGAAAACATGGAAGAAGTTGAAGGTGTATTCAAGAGATTTGATGCAAATGGAGATGGTAAGATATCAAGCACAGAGTTATCAGATGTATTAAAAGCACTTGGATCTGAGACATCACCCGAAGAATTGAAACAAATGATGGATGAAATTGATAAAGATGGTGATGGATTTGTAGATCTGAAAGAGTTTGCTGATTTTCATCGTGGTACTACTGATGGATCTAATGTTAATGGTGCTAATGTTGCTGATGGGATTAGAGAGTTAAAAGATGCTTTTGATATGTATGATAAAGATAAGAATGGTTTGATTTCTGCTGTTGAGTTACATATGGTTTTGAAAAGTTTGGGTGAGAGTTGTACTGTTCATGATTGTGAGAAGATGATTGGTTCTGTTGATGCTGATGGTGATGGTAATGTTAATTTTGAAGAGTTTAAGAAGATGATGACTAATTCTACTCCTAAATCTGAAGAatcttag